In one Brassica oleracea var. oleracea cultivar TO1000 chromosome C9, BOL, whole genome shotgun sequence genomic region, the following are encoded:
- the LOC106315052 gene encoding agamous-like MADS-box protein AGL86, protein MAHEKVVDLQRITNDKTRMTTYKKRRACLYKKAGEFSTLCGVQTCIILYGATKATDEVISKPEIWPEDETKARDIIRRYRDTVSNSCRKEAHVETFVNDKGKAKETENTNNNNKRGMNNKNKYCCWEERLEKCSQEQLRGIFDDVGNKLHEAIMRQNRNAITAQHQVMEPQTPQNLMDPYYVSQYFAGHQQQQCLMFPYNNMSFPLFSPHDDQIPMEPILVENFADSGVNQGFMMSKGNESTQFMQRQAPYYIEPVVQRPASFNVNPFTGYQVPYNIPRLPGNQAEVWDFMAKKPI, encoded by the coding sequence ATGGCGCATGAGAAAGTCGTGGACTTACAAAGGATAACGAACGATAAGACAAGGATGACCACTTACAAGAAGAGGAGAGCCTGTCTTTACAAGAAGGCAGGTGAGTTCTCAACTCTCTGCGGCGTCCAGACATGTATCATCCTCTACGGGGCCACCAAAGCGACCGATGAGGTGATTTCCAAACCTGAGATATGGCCGGAGGACGAGACCAAAGCCAGAGACATCATACGCAGGTACAGAGACACAGTCTCCAACAGCTGCAGGAAAGAAGCCCACGTCGAGACTTTCGTTAACGATAAAGGTAAGGCAAAAGAGACGGAGAATACTAATAATAATAATAAGAGAGGGATGAATAACAAGAATAAGTATTGTTGTTGGGAGGAGAGGCTAGAGAAGTGTTCACAAGAGCAGCTACGTGGGATTTTCGATGACGTGGGAAACAAGTTGCATGAAGCTATAATGAGACAGAATCGTAATGCGATTACGGCTCAGCATCAAGTCATGGAGCCACAAACCCCGCAGAATTTAATGGATCCATATTACGTGTCACAATACTTTGCTGGTCATCAGCAGCAACAGTGCTTGATGTTCCCATATAATAATATGAGTTTCCCGTTGTTCTCGCCTCATGATGATCAGATTCCAATGGAGCCGATTCTAGTGGAGAATTTTGCTGACTCTGGAGTAAATCAAGGCTTCATGATGTCGAAGGGAAACGAGAGTACTCAGTTTATGCAGAGGCAAGCACCTTATTATATTGAACCGGTTGTACAGAGGCCTGCATCTTTTAATGTTAACCCGTTCACGGGTTATCAAGTCCCTTATAATATTCCTCGGTTGCCGGGTAATCAAGCTGAAGTATGGGATTTTATGGCGAAGAAGCCGATTTGA